From Selenomonas ruminantium AC2024, a single genomic window includes:
- the purE gene encoding 5-(carboxyamino)imidazole ribonucleotide mutase, giving the protein MKAAIIMGSDSDWPILKPAADILKQFGIESEVVVASAHRTPGKVRDFVLAAPENGISVFIVAAGAAAHLAGVVASYTTLPVIGVPINATALNGMDALLSTVQMPSGVPVATMAINGAKNAAIFAVQIFAVGNAELAAKLAAYREKMVEEVEKKAARVAAQL; this is encoded by the coding sequence ATGAAAGCAGCAATCATTATGGGCAGTGATTCGGACTGGCCGATTCTGAAGCCGGCGGCAGATATTCTGAAGCAGTTTGGCATCGAGTCCGAAGTTGTGGTAGCTTCTGCCCATCGCACGCCGGGCAAGGTGCGTGATTTTGTGCTCGCAGCACCGGAGAATGGGATCTCTGTGTTCATTGTGGCGGCTGGCGCAGCGGCGCATTTGGCAGGCGTAGTAGCAAGCTATACGACGCTGCCGGTTATTGGTGTGCCCATCAATGCGACGGCGCTCAATGGTATGGATGCGCTCCTGAGCACGGTGCAGATGCCTTCCGGTGTGCCGGTGGCAACGATGGCAATCAATGGTGCCAAGAATGCAGCGATTTTTGCGGTGCAGATTTTTGCGGTGGGCAATGCTGAACTTGCAGCAAAGCTTGCGGCATATCGTGAAAAAATGGTTGAAGAAGTGGAAAAGAAAGCAGCCCGTGTAGCTGCGCAGCTTTAA